ATCTGTATATACTGTCATTAGTTTAGGCAGTTTGGATGCCCTCATATCTAGTGTAGATagtgtataactctgaaatgttcATGGATAAATATAATTGATCCATTTAGCAGCATATGATGGTACTTTCGGTTAGGGAGATTATTTGTTTAACTGTGAAGCTACATATATACTATCGACACTTTGACTGACAAAGGAATCACTCAGAGTTGACGGTATGTAAATTGTAAATCGCACATTCATGTTACAGAAGTACTGTAACAAAAATGTTACAACTTTACAACTTCCAAAATTGATATTAGGGAAATTTTATCTTAATATGGTTCCATAATGCCTctttaaatatatagaataaaacCAGCATTGTACTACAAGTTTGTTTAActgtatgatttattgatttagtGATATTTCCCATTCATATACTGTGTTCAGCATTACAGTCGAAGTAGAAGGGCAGTGAAGAAAGCTGTTCACTTTACTAGGATATTTTGCATGCTGTACATGGTTTGTGTCTGACATAGGATTTCAATAACAGCAGCTTCAAACAGAATATTCTCAAGGGGTGTCCTACACTGCAGCTGGTTTTGAAAGTACTTTATTCTGCTCAGtttatattataatacagtatatataaaatctaACTTCATATCATGCACTTAACTGACTGGCTGTCCACACTTCCTTCCAGGTACATTTTTGAGCACAAGGGCACCCAGCGCATTTTGGTCATCAATAACTGTACCATGGCAGATGATGCAGCGTATCAAGTGATGGCCGGGGATGAGAAATGTTCTACAGAACTGTTTGTAAAAGGTACTGTACAGCCTATCAGAGCAAGTGCAATCAGAAGTGAGCCTCTGGAACTGAACTGATGTGGTAATGATGGAAAAATCCCTACCGCTCCCCTGGGTCTAAATAACCAACCGATTACATAACTAAACATGAATGAGTTGGAATTCATTGCTTTTCCAAATGGTAATCACATCTCCGTGCATATTCTTAGGAATATATATTCACAATTGTATGAAGAAATTAGGCCACTAGCAACCAATCAATGTATGTTCCAATTCCAAGCTGTTGCTGGTTACCAGCAAATCAACATTTTCCACAAGgaaacatattatatattcaaattatgtTTGATAAAGTTAAGTGTGCATTTACATTGATTGCAGCTACAAACCAGCGATGTTACATTTTATCCATTTTAGAAAGTTtaaaagacctttttttttttttttctctcatacaGAGTTACCAGTTACaattaaaaaggaactggaaGCTGTGAAAACGACAGTTAATGAAAGAATTGAGCTTGAATGTGAAGTGTCAGAAGAAGGGGCTAATGTTAAATGGTATGAATATGATCTAAAATACCCTTTTGCAAACTGGAGTGGATTTTTGTTCTGATTGCATCTATGTTTGTTCTAATTCCATCTGTTTGGAGATAACAGAACAAAAATGTGACCCTTGTCCAACATCATCATCAGTGTGCTAGCAGTGCTTACCCTGAAAATCTAGAATTCATGTGTAGCATTTTCCTTtagaaaaaactattttttgatttttgattgCATGCAGACCAATTTATTCTTCTCTGTGATTTGACCTTTTGGTTCCTCATTTGCAAGATGTTCAGGTCTGCACTGTTCATTTTCCCCCTGCATCTTTCCGTAGGTTTAAGAATGGAGTGGAGATCCCCAGAGAAATTCGCTCCAGGTTCAGGTTTAAGAGTGACGGCATGAAGCACACATTGGTGATTGAGGACGCCAAGAAAGAAGACACTGCAGTCTACTCAGCGATGACTACAGGAGGGAAGTCGGAAGCCCATGTACAAGTAGACCGTATGTACTTAAGCTTAATGATTTCAAGTAATACAGAGCATTGCATTGTCTTTACCTGTGATGAAAAAATCTAATGACTTAAAAGCCAAGCTGTGATTTCCAGAGGAATGCTCTGCCTTCCactatatttaaaagcaaatgctTACTTGTACAGATAAAAAAGGAAACAGTCTTTATCTGTATTTTATTGGTTGATTTTAcacctgtatttttttctgtttgaattcagttttgacagtttttgtttttgtttttttttcatctcaagTATATGGTAAAGCCACAAATATTTGCAACCacaatatttggcaaatcacacccataaaaacctgttttgctcCAGAACTCTTGGCCACCTGTTGCAATACACGATGTATGCATTGTTTGTGGAATTTgtttttgtgccaaaaatgttgccttttttttttttttttttcatatgcgaaaaaatgcataataaaaggcttgcaaatatttatggatttacagtataTAGACTGAAACATGTACTTGAAGTATACATTTTACCCTTAGATCTTTCCTAAGAGAATGTAGGATCCTGTGTGCCACACATACTCTGCACTTCCATActtgtaatatattataattcCATATTGGTGTCTTCTATCCCCAGTTAAACCCCTGAAGATTCTGCAGGATCTGACTGACCAAACAGTGAGACTCGGAAAATCTCTCGTCCTGCACTGTGAAATAAATCCAGCCAACGTACCTGGAAGATGGTACAAAAACGCACAGCTAATCCCAGGCACTGATCGTGTGAAGATCACCCACAGAGGAAGGTATACAGAACAACAGCAGCTACACTATTAATTAATGTATCCTGGGGACTCAGTTGATATGGTTGCATTTTTCTGATGTTGCCTCTTTCTACCAATTAttgaataattgtatttaatcagTGAACACACCAATGGCCTTATCTCCATTTTGTTCAGCTAGATTTGGGGTTGCAATACTGCTTTCTATGTATGCTCTgatgttttaattataaacagcgtttttccttttaataaactaagctcattttcttttaaagttcaCACAAACTAGAAATAGAGAATGCAGGAGTTGATGACATGGGGGACTATACCTTTGTACCAGAGGGGTATTCAGTGAGCCTGAATGGTAAAGTCCATGTGACTGGTAAGTCTTTGTAGTCTTGCACAGTTTTATTGAACTCTTTATCAGCTTATCAGCTGGTTAACCAGGGCTTATGTAAAAGTAAAAAGGGAAGGGAAAACTCCAAACAATGGATTCATGTTATTTGATTGTCAAAATGCTTtagctatgtattttttgttttttgctgcattttgttAGAGTAGTTAAGAGCAATATTAGCAGAAAGATAAATATAGATACATATTGAAAATACATCACCGTGTAATGGATTCCCCCAAGCAGCAGATGTACATTACTCACAGTGCTGTCGTCAGCATAAAGCACATACTTGACCGCTTGAGTGCGGAGCTAGTGCTTGATAGAATTGATAAATGAGAAGATGTCTGTGAGCCAGAAGTTTCAATTGATCACCTTGTGCTTTgctatttaattttaattagggTGAGGTGCCAATATATTAAAATGGTGTGACTTTAAAATTATGTTGGAAACAtagtaacaacattttaaagaaagctttctactctttctctctctctctctctctctctctctctctctctctctctctctctatatatatatatatatatatatatatatatatatatatatatatatatatatatatatatttttttttttttttttttttttttttttttttttttttttttgctcactaGATCCTCCAAAAATTCACCTTGATAGTCTTAACTACCCAGAAAACACTGTGACAGTTCAAGCAGGGAACAAACTTCGGCTGGATATTCCTGTTACAGGACAGCCTGCTCCGAGGGTTGTCTGGATGAAAGGCGAGAGGGTGAGTCTAGTTCTAATATACACCCAGGTCTGGATTAATTCTAATTTATAGCAGCACTGTAGcaattatcaattaaaaaaaaaaatgatatattgcTCTTTCTGGAAGAATGTTCTAAtatgttttaatagaaaaatcTATAACATCTTTTAGCCCTATTTTTTGGCTTCTTGACTGAAGGTAGCCACTGTATAGATGCATCATacactttgatttaattcagtcCACAGTTACACTGTACAGATTAACAAGCACCCCAATATAACTCAACTATTTTGTTCATAACCTTCTCCCTTGCTTGTAGAGGTTTGCACAGTGAAGTTGAGATTGGGTAGATGATTAACTTCCTTAGTGGCAATTTTGAAAGCAATAAATCAAAATCAGCAACGTCAAACACTTCTGAAAAAAAACTGACTAGTGTACCGATACATTAGTTCAGTCTCTCCACttgcacaattatttttataatgccaACATATGTTTTGAGGGAACACAGCATACAATAGGTGGAACTCCCAGGCTAACACCTCACTATTCAAGAAGTTGGTAAAATCACTTCAGCTGTGACGATAGAATTAGCAGTTAATTACATTAGCTACATTAGCTACATTAGCTAATTAACAGTAGAATAGCAATGCAGTAGAAGTAGAGGCTGATATAGCGCTGTTATTGTATTCCCAGGTGATCCTTGACACTGGTAGTAGAGTACGGGCTGAATCTTTCCCAGATCACAGCACATTTACTATAGATGTAGCTGAAAGGGAGGACACTGGGACGTATAAAATTGTGTTGCAGAACGAAGCTGGTGAAGACTCTGCTCAGCTCAAAATAAAGGTAGTAGGTAAGTAAACTGCTAGGAAGTCTTTTTTTGCAATGAAGACTTGTTCTTTATTAGGAGAAGTACCAATTGTGCTATGTACCATGTATTTGGCGTTTAATATAATGGTAGTGGAAATAGAGGTTTGATGAATATAACCAAATATACTGCAACATTTCAAGATGGTTCACTAAGCTTaagttaaaatcaaataaaaaacatacaaaacagtcAATTTTACaaacttccttttttttatcAACAGACATCCCTGACCCTCCACAAGCACCTATTGTAACTGAGGTTGGTGGAGACTGGTGTTCAATGATTTGGGAAACCCCATTGTATGATGGTGGTTCACCAATTTTAGGTTTGAAACagctattttttctttctatattcTTTTTACTACATCCAGACAACTATAAGTGATATGTAGGGTTTTTAGCACTCTAGGATTTTTCTCAGTTGAAAAAGACACGAGTACAGTACACTTTGGAAATATtccccaaaacttttttttttttcttttttttttttttgtgagcacTTGTGTATTAGGTGCCAACTGAGCAGTCCAGTCATCTATAGTTCAAGCCCAAAATTGGATTTATTTACAATTTGATGCTGGGTCTTGTTCAGTAAATATAAATGTGACGCTTGTTTGCGTATACACACTGCATACAGTATAATAGTTGTAATGGTTGAAAGCAGTGTTAGCTCAAGAGATAATGGACCTATACATTCTTGTCTTTCTGTGATTTAAGATTATAAATATGCAGTATGTACCTCAATTAATCAGAATAGTCACTACAGAAAGGTATTTATTAACCTTGGTTTTTTCAAATGAGCTATAAAAGCATTCTGTTTCAGCAATAATTTTGTGTACTACAGGATATTTCATtgagagaaagaaaaagcaaagtTCCAGATGGATGAGACTGAATTTTGATGTTTGCAAAGAGAAGGCTTTTGAACCAAAGAAGATGATCGAAGGCGTGCCTTATGAAGTTCGTGTTTTTGCAGTGAATGCCATTGGCATTTCCAAACCAAGTGAGCCCTCAAAGGCATTTGTACCACTTGGTAAGCAGTTTAATTTCTTAGTTTCATTAGTCTCTGCATGTCGATACTTTATTGTATGTATTACAAGCCGAATATCGAATGATTGTAACATACAGTGTTTTGTAGTATTGTTGAATTGCAGCGATGTTTGACAGTACTTCAATTACAATGCTGTACACTGCTGTAACTGAATTGCACCAACATAATATCaacttgtattgtttatatttcagCTGTAACTAGTGAACCATCACTGCTAGTAGTGGACGAGGTCACTGACTCTACAGTGACAATGAAATGGCGACCTCCAGAGCATATTGGAGCTGCAGGCCTAGATGGCTATGTCATAGAGTATTGCTTTGAAGGAAGTAAGTTGATGTATTACACAGAGGACGCCATTTGCCTAGGTTATAGCCATAGCTATTGGATGATGTACCTGTCCTGATAAGTGCTGTGGATTCATAATGTTACACAGGCACAGTGGTTCGTTTGTGCCGCAGCTTGAAATGTCATAAAGCgtcataaaatgttttgctctaagaaatgtgttttcttaaaattctcaacacagttgtatccattctgcaagttccTGTACATAACATATAAGTCAGTCACGTAGTGCATACAGCTGCTGTTTGTCCAGGTGCAGACTAGCGGTATCCCACCGTGAAAATGCCCAGGATGGAAATAAAATAGTTTATGTGccctattttaaagcaagtgtGAAGGCAAGGGACAATTTTTCATCAACGAATGAAAACATCTTTAAGTAGTTATTCATGTAACCTAGTTGTTTTCAGTTAGTTTTATACCTTTGCCTTTGCAGTTACTTTATGATGAAAATAAAATCCTGAATTATTCTCCtgtgcctgctgtctgttttttatGTCTCCCGAAGAGGATGAATGGATAGTGTCCAATCAAGAGTTGACTGAGAAGACGAAATATACAATCCATGGTCTGCCAAGCGGGGAGAAGATCTTTGTCAGGGTTAAAGCAATAAACGCAGCAGGCGCCAGTGCACCCAGAATGCATCCACATCCTATTCTAGTGAAAGAAGTAATTGGTGAGTGTCAGCTGGGCTTGGTTAACATATTGCATCATATGTCATCCTATAGGGCCTATTGTTCAgtgtaattaaatgttttgcagaaaaaaaaaagaattataaaaatGATTCACCTCCAGAAGCCAGCTTAGGTCACCATAAATGCGTTTGATGGTTCCAACCATACCACCATTAAACATGAGACTGAGTGGACAGTCGTGATGGCTCAGTGAAGGGTCCCTTCAGGCCAGGCTGAAAGCATGCTTGCAGAATCATGTGAGGAAGCACTCTGCTGTGCTAATCAAGTCTACAGTGCTGTCAAGGAGCACCCCAAGAAACTTAAATCCTTTATGTGACAGTGAACTTCACATGGTCCACAAACCTTACTCCACAATACCATTCTTCTTTCAGAACAGCCCAAGATTCGTATCCCAAGGCATCTTCATCAAACTTACATTCGGAGGGTTGGAGAAGTAGTCAATCTTCTTGTACCTTTCCAGGTAATTTACTTAGAACATCTTTTATGAACCATCAATAATCTATCTGCAGTATAAATGTATTatgaaacataataataacagGCTATAGCAATATCGTGTTATAAGCTCAAGCAACTAAAGGCACTTTCACATCTAATGATTTGAATCGTGGTTTGCtggcaaacaaacatttttttcaggTTTGACACCATAAAAAAATCAAGCGAACTTGAGTTTCTTTTAAAGTGAATTGAAATGTTGTTTGTGTGGTTCACTGTAGCTTCATCCAGACCGCTGTTCTATGGGTTTCACTTCCCCAAATGCACTTGGCTATCTTGCTGATTACTGGAGCGGAAGTTCTCCCTGGGATGGGGAATATTTTACGTGAtgtgttattttggtttatttggtgctttACATCAAATCAAACAGAGCATGCCAAAATAGTGtcacatattgtgtgtgtgtgtgtgtatgtgtgtgtgtgtgtgtgtgtgtctctctctctctctctctctctctctctctctctctctctctctctctctctctctctctctctctctatatatatattatatatatatatatatatatataatatttatatagcaccattcatacaggtgtatctcaaagcactcAATTAATAATGCAgattaaatacaaacagattaaatacaacaatataaactaaaacagatatatacatacttacaaatacatataaatattattaaaatgccagctcaaacaaatgtttttagtctggttttaaaaacagatagtcTCAGCTTCCCTCACATGTGTTGGTAACTCATTCCAAAGTTTGGAGGCACTATAagaaaaagccccccccccccctttaaacaTACTTTGTTTTAGGGATTACCAGCAATCCCAGATTCAGGGATCTAAGGTTACGATTGGGGATATATGAGGTAAGCAGTTCTCGATACTATATTGGTCCCAAAAGAGGCATCACCAGGTTTTAgagacaaatacagctgggtgtcatctgcataaaaatggaaatttacTCCATGTTTGCTTAGAATCTCACCAAGAGGGAgcatataaatggaaaataataaaggaTGTAAAATAAAGCCCTGTGGAATACCACAGACTAATTCAGAAAAGACAGATTTTTCATTTCTGATGTTTATAATTTTACTATGAAAATAGTCAATGAAGTCATTGCAAGAGACTGTGGCAGCACGAGGATTACACGGAGGGTTAACTAGTTTTCTCAAAAGAGAAAAAGATATCTAGGTTGTTAGTTTCAATTAAGTTTGAGTAGCATGTTTTATACTTAAACTATATACATGTTTTTGGTAATACCTTTTTAATAGGAACagctaaaaaatatttttaaaaaatatgttgacCATATCTGATCTTGTTGAGAAGGGTTTTATGAAGTTGTTGTTTCCTGTTTCCAGGGCAAGCCGAGGCCCAAGGTGAGCTGGATGACGAATGGCCAGCCCGTGGACCAGACTCAGGTTAACATCCGCAACAGTGACACTGACAGCATCCTATTCATCAGGAAAGCAGATAGGAATCACTCCGGGAAATACGAGCTGACTGTGAAGGTGGAGAACTATGAAGACAAAGCTACAATAGATATACAAATAGTTGGTATGTCAGGGACTTTGTACATATATTACTTTGGATTAACATCTTGGTGATAGAGatgcagttttttgtgttttaagccTACATTTCTGTGAACTCTTTATGCATATTTGATTGGTACCGTACCTCCTTTCATATAAGTAATATTCTACAACTGTCGACTTGACTCAATTAGACCAGCTATACCCTGTCAGTTAAAGCATAATACAGCACTGGGAAATCACCCTAAAATTGCATTAACCCTCTTATCTGTGGATATCCAGGAATTACCTCTAAAATAGGTTGTTGATGCAATCTAGAGGGATTCCCCAGTGCTATATATAAAACACTCCAATACAATCCGGAGGTGATTTATCTTGGCTGGGTAGAGGTAATCAAATTAGTTTCTTATGTTTTACCTTAAATTCTAATATCTCTTGACTCATTTTGCTGCAACCTGaaggtattgtttgtttttggcacACAGACCGGCCTGGTCCACCTGAGATTGTGAAAATTAAGGACGTCTGGGGGGAGAATGTTGCATTGGAATGGATTCCCCCCAGAGACAATGGCAATGCAGAAATCACTGGGTACACCATTCAGAAAGCAGACAAGAAGACTATGGTACCTTCGTTTTTAGAATGCTGTGGTGCACACCATTTTGGGGGGGGTTAATGAAGGCTTAGCCTCCCAACTCGTTCGTGTATCATATAACAAGGCTGAACAAGTTGGGCCCATGTTAAGAAGAGGGGTGTTGGATGTGGTGCATGGTTGGAATGGAATAGAAACTGTACTATAACAGTGGAAATAATTACATGACAACTCTTTCATGAAAAGCATCCAGTAACATACATCAGGGATTATGTGGCTACCCTGAAGAGGGGTATGACTTATTGTTCACTCCTATGAAGAACTCTGAGAGAGATGTTAGTAAACTTACCTGAggttaaataaaaagcataaaaataaatgaaggcaAGAAATCTCTAATGAatggttttctgtgttttgtaaatattgtttcgctttttgtttttttaggaatgGTTTACTGTAATCGACCATTACCACAGAAAAAGTATTACAGTATCTGAACTTGTCATTGGGAACGAATACTTTTTCCGGGTATTTTCAGAGAACATGTGCGGCCTTAGTGAGGAAGCTAGAGTGACTAAGGACAGCGCACTGATTGTAAAGGAAGGTTAGTTACTTTTATCTGTGATGACATGTGGAAAATATGCCTATCCCCTCTAAACCAAACAACCATAAGAAAAGACTTTAGTCACATTGAAATTATCACTCAGTGACTTTGCAATGTATTTGTCAGAGCTAAAAtcttcatttttaatgaaatgttgctgtggctgttttttttcttgttttacatgttttaatcatggaaattgttatattttatatatgtcaaTCCTCCCATGTTACTAATATTAAAGCTGAAAACATTGTATTCCTATTAAAATGAGTGGTTATCCAAAAGTACAGTATGccatctcttaaaaaaaaaaaactccctcctTCTATTTAAAAGGTTCAAATTACAAGAACCCAGACTACCAGGAATATGATTTTACCGAGCCCCCGAAATTCACCCATCCCCTAGTGACCACTATAGCTGTGGCAGGGTACAACGCCACACTGAACTGCAGTGTCCGGGCTAATCCCAGGGTATGTAGAgcttattcattttcattaaactgaAAGCAGTCATAGTTGTTTAATTGTGGTTTATCATACAGTGGGAAACAGTAGAtagcaaaaaagtattttttttcctggCAAGATAAAAagtaaaagtgattttttttttgctgtcgaTTACCAGAATATACTCCAGGAATTCACTAGAAATTTTAAAAGTCAAATGGTTAATGCAATTTGGGGGTCTTAAGTTTGCGCTTCAGCAGAAGAACCCTTACCTCTTTACAGTGCTGAACATCTGCACCCTTGGACCATACAAAAGCATTCCCTATGAGTTTTAATATTAGCATTACTTTGAAAAAAGCAATAAAGTATATTTTGGTGACCAGATATGACTATTTTTCCTTATGTGATATTTTAAAGGTTTAATTTTCTTATTGTCTCTTTCAGCCCAAAGTGATATGGATGAAGAACAAGATAGTCATCGACAACGACCCCCGCTACAGAATGTTCAGTAACCAGGGGGTCTGCACCCTGGAGATCCGGAAGCCTTGCCCCTTTGATGGCGGCACGTACAGCTGCAAAGCCATCAATGACCTGGGTGAGGCGCAGGTAGATTGCAAACTGGAGGTGAAAGGTAAGCCTTAAAAGGACAATGTGCCTGCAGCCGGTTCAGAAATCAGTCTTTAACAATAATGTACCACCTGCCTGTTTAATAGTGTAGTACAATATGTTTCCAAACATCACTTTATGTTTACTCATTTATCTTTTGACCCCAACAATAGGACGCAAAATGCTGTATACTAGTAGTAGTATTTCGTACTTTATATTACATCTGAATGGTGTGTAGGTAAttgtgacaggacagcgtcacTGGCACGGCTGTTGGTTACCAGAAAGGGAGACTGAGACACAGAAGGATCAGTGAAAAGCTAATGTGCAcgtttaattataaacaaataacgaataaacaaaacactaaacaaacctGAACAAGGGTCTAAACAAAAGGCTGTGGCTGAgccttaattatttaatcatttattcaattcatggctccagccacattcccacgtgttttcaCATACATTCACCCAGCCACACTGCCAGAGTAATGTACACTATTTCAGCCTAGTTAACAATGGTATGCCCTGGACATACAAAGACATACCAGTGGTATCTCTTGTGCTGTCAGGTATGTTAGTTAAACATGCTTAGCAACTTATGGCTTGCATGCCAAGCATAATGTAAGCCTATGTAACAAAGATTTCTGTCCAgctgtttaatacaaaatattcttgtttttcttttttcttgattcccccccccccccccacagttttttttttttttttttttcttgtttttttgtttttggccaaacctttttgattttctttttctcacAAGCAATAATGCAAGCCACTCTATTGTCATCCATTATTTGTTCTgacaaaacaaatgtttctttttgtttctttttaagtgTTTTCATTCTTTTCTGGTACAGCTCTatttttttgtcttgtcttttcttcttgtgtttctattttttatgGAGGTGGATATAAAACTTTTTACGTTTTTGGTCAGCTTTGgacattttgcattaaaaaaaaaaaaaaaactgcttgtgcATGCAAGCCCCATAATGATTGTAACATTTTATcacatttgttttcagctctaaccactagactactCAACATTTCACATGACTCCCAACAATCAGTTCATTAGTTATACAGGAAATACAGTCATAAATGGGACCTTTGAGTATATGAACTTGCTTAAAAGTATTGATTAATTGCCAATATGTATTCTGTATTATCTCTTAAATCTAATACAATCAGTGCTGTGGGTTCAGGCAGTTTTTAGAAACTTGCTGGAACTAGAGGTGTTGGGGGTGTTCTTGCatcccttggctttgcatggtttctgtcatatacaggggttacagttttgttcaattgctttcagcacccccaattgttccagtgccactgtgctTCAAgccacataaaatgtaatatccTTGGAGCATATGCAAAAAACAACCATGCTCAGTTTGAGTAGACCATAAAGGGGGAGAGCTATTTTAATATGCCAgaagaaaatgttatttatctAAAGAATTCATTATTTTAAGCCAGGGTCCTACAAACAAATACAGGGGCATCTACAGTATTCATTATCTTCACAACACAATGGAATAATAACCCAGGTATTAAATATTAGAATCATTGCAAATCTGTTGAAATGGATACAGCTAGTATcaactgaacacagaacacagttaCAGTAAGCAATATGTTTGTTCAGAACACAACACAGTGCTAGTTATAAAACTTAATGGTTAATGTTAGAGATACGAGATGAAAGCAAGAACCTTCAGCTGGTTTAAGTCTCTGGGAGAAAAATCAGTTGCAGCAGACATAGGTTTCCCTTATTCATATTGCATGTAAGATTATACCCATGGCATTGACCAGGTCAGAGGTAATagattattaaatatgttaaattagTTAGCATTGTGAGGTTCAACTGTAAAAGTTGACAGGAACACATTCATCAAAATCAGTATGAAtcataagaaaaaacaaagcaaaaacaaaacagtaaggaGTTCTCAAGAAATGAAAACTAACTGTGAAGCTTAAAGACAATTAAAAAGAGATACTGACAATTATATTGATTCATAGAAGTCTCCTAGAAGTTAAAATCAGTCTTTTGATTGAAAATGAACGCCTGTTAACAAATCTGTATCACTTCATAGAAAtgtgattt
This window of the Polyodon spathula isolate WHYD16114869_AA chromosome 7, ASM1765450v1, whole genome shotgun sequence genome carries:
- the mybpc1 gene encoding myosin-binding protein C, slow-type isoform X3, with product MPEPTKKSGSAFTKKPKSLQVCAGSTAEFTAETAKPEFKVKWQKDGKDIQASNKYIIKQDQTLHTLIINDASKEDDVVYSVISGTSKVKFEMKIKGQDGKDEKPGSKPEAAENNESVPASSPSPEPVGELKDEAPVSAPEKKEDEIVTVITPPPAEDKEDDLATSSPSPQPPSDDSLPESAKGRKDSVWSLGEAPPDDIDKPEDTPRSTLLIEKPQSGSVTVGGDITFIAKVEAKDLLRKPTIKWFKGKWMDLASKTGKHLQLKETFDRLTKVHTFEMSIIKAKDNYAGNYRCEVTYKDKFDSCSFDLEVKEVPEVLPSIDIRSAFKRSGEGQDDAGELDFSGLLKHRANREIKQEETVPEEDVWEILKNAPPQEFERIAFEYGITDLRGMLRRLKRMKREEKKSEAFSKKLESAYQADKGGKIKFVVELADPTVELKWYKNGQEIRPTPNQKKYIFEHKGTQRILVINNCTMADDAAYQVMAGDEKCSTELFVKELPVTIKKELEAVKTTVNERIELECEVSEEGANVKWFKNGVEIPREIRSRFRFKSDGMKHTLVIEDAKKEDTAVYSAMTTGGKSEAHVQVDLKPLKILQDLTDQTVRLGKSLVLHCEINPANVPGRWYKNAQLIPGTDRVKITHRGSSHKLEIENAGVDDMGDYTFVPEGYSVSLNGKVHVTDPPKIHLDSLNYPENTVTVQAGNKLRLDIPVTGQPAPRVVWMKGERVILDTGSRVRAESFPDHSTFTIDVAEREDTGTYKIVLQNEAGEDSAQLKIKVVDIPDPPQAPIVTEVGGDWCSMIWETPLYDGGSPILGYFIERKKKQSSRWMRLNFDVCKEKAFEPKKMIEGVPYEVRVFAVNAIGISKPSEPSKAFVPLAVTSEPSLLVVDEVTDSTVTMKWRPPEHIGAAGLDGYVIEYCFEGKDEWIVSNQELTEKTKYTIHGLPSGEKIFVRVKAINAAGASAPRMHPHPILVKEVIEQPKIRIPRHLHQTYIRRVGEVVNLLVPFQGKPRPKVSWMTNGQPVDQTQVNIRNSDTDSILFIRKADRNHSGKYELTVKVENYEDKATIDIQIVDRPGPPEIVKIKDVWGENVALEWIPPRDNGNAEITGYTIQKADKKTMEWFTVIDHYHRKSITVSELVIGNEYFFRVFSENMCGLSEEARVTKDSALIVKEGSNYKNPDYQEYDFTEPPKFTHPLVTTIAVAGYNATLNCSVRANPRPKVIWMKNKIVIDNDPRYRMFSNQGVCTLEIRKPCPFDGGTYSCKAINDLGEAQVDCKLEVKGGVTFYELLQKGVPLNLISKFLDENKGSEPQKE
- the mybpc1 gene encoding myosin-binding protein C, slow-type isoform X2, encoding MPEPTKKSGSAFTKKPKSLQVCAGSTAEFTAETAKPEFKVKWQKDGKDIQASNKYIIKQDQTLHTLIINDASKEDDVVYSVISGTSKVKFEMKIKGQDGKDEKPGSKPEAAENNESVPASSPSPEPVGELKDEAPVSAPEKKEDEIVTVITPPPAEDKEDDLATSSPSPQPPSDDTSDVQKHIEIPNDSLPESAKGRKDSVWSLGEAPPDDIDKPEDTPRSTLLIEKPQSGSVTVGGDITFIAKVEAKDLLRKPTIKWFKGKWMDLASKTGKHLQLKETFDRLTKVHTFEMSIIKAKDNYAGNYRCEVTYKDKFDSCSFDLEVKEVPEVLPSIDIRSAFKRSGEGQDDAGELDFSGLLKHREIKQEETVPEEDVWEILKNAPPQEFERIAFEYGITDLRGMLRRLKRMKREEKKSEAFSKKLESAYQADKGGKIKFVVELADPTVELKWYKNGQEIRPTPNQKKYIFEHKGTQRILVINNCTMADDAAYQVMAGDEKCSTELFVKELPVTIKKELEAVKTTVNERIELECEVSEEGANVKWFKNGVEIPREIRSRFRFKSDGMKHTLVIEDAKKEDTAVYSAMTTGGKSEAHVQVDLKPLKILQDLTDQTVRLGKSLVLHCEINPANVPGRWYKNAQLIPGTDRVKITHRGSSHKLEIENAGVDDMGDYTFVPEGYSVSLNGKVHVTDPPKIHLDSLNYPENTVTVQAGNKLRLDIPVTGQPAPRVVWMKGERVILDTGSRVRAESFPDHSTFTIDVAEREDTGTYKIVLQNEAGEDSAQLKIKVVDIPDPPQAPIVTEVGGDWCSMIWETPLYDGGSPILGYFIERKKKQSSRWMRLNFDVCKEKAFEPKKMIEGVPYEVRVFAVNAIGISKPSEPSKAFVPLAVTSEPSLLVVDEVTDSTVTMKWRPPEHIGAAGLDGYVIEYCFEGKDEWIVSNQELTEKTKYTIHGLPSGEKIFVRVKAINAAGASAPRMHPHPILVKEVIEQPKIRIPRHLHQTYIRRVGEVVNLLVPFQGKPRPKVSWMTNGQPVDQTQVNIRNSDTDSILFIRKADRNHSGKYELTVKVENYEDKATIDIQIVDRPGPPEIVKIKDVWGENVALEWIPPRDNGNAEITGYTIQKADKKTMEWFTVIDHYHRKSITVSELVIGNEYFFRVFSENMCGLSEEARVTKDSALIVKEGSNYKNPDYQEYDFTEPPKFTHPLVTTIAVAGYNATLNCSVRANPRPKVIWMKNKIVIDNDPRYRMFSNQGVCTLEIRKPCPFDGGTYSCKAINDLGEAQVDCKLEVKGGVTFYELLQKGVPLNLISKFLDENKGSEPQKE